In Moorena sp. SIOASIH, the following proteins share a genomic window:
- the murD gene encoding UDP-N-acetylmuramoyl-L-alanine--D-glutamate ligase — protein MPKADVIGLGRSGLAAARLLRKEGWDVTLSDAASPERIAARYTPEDWQHQQQQLARDGINLKLGYSLTLEPSDLPQLIVVSPGVPWDIPVLVAARTQGIETIGEIELAWRYLQSPWVAVTGTNGKTTTTSLIAAIFQEAGFHAPACGNIGYAACELLLAPEITGKPQETPPIDWVIGEISSYQIESSKDLAPRIGVLTTLTPDHLSRHKTLENYYDIKASLLRRSQLQVINGDDPYLGNLGVDYWPDAYWISITGGQGDRNFKPWAYIQDDWVIADSEPILPVKSLQMVGDHNRQNLLMAVATARLAGIEKNAIASAIAKFPGVPHRLEKVITWQGIDFINDSKATNYDAAQVGLASVAAPTILIAGGEAKAGDDTSWIETIKLKAAVVLLIGEAAPAFAARLKEASYSSYEIVETMAKAVPRAAELAQQYNSSVVLLSPACASFDQYQSFEHRGDDFRRLCQQQFSTIAKGTGNREQGTGTHP, from the coding sequence ATGCCTAAGGCTGATGTTATTGGATTAGGACGGTCAGGTCTTGCAGCCGCAAGACTCCTAAGAAAAGAAGGTTGGGATGTCACTCTCAGCGATGCTGCTAGCCCTGAACGCATCGCTGCACGTTATACCCCAGAAGACTGGCAACACCAACAACAACAACTTGCCAGAGACGGAATTAACCTTAAACTGGGTTATTCCCTAACCCTAGAGCCTTCAGACTTACCCCAGCTGATTGTAGTTAGTCCCGGTGTTCCCTGGGATATACCAGTCTTAGTTGCTGCCAGGACCCAAGGCATTGAAACCATAGGGGAAATAGAACTAGCTTGGCGTTATCTCCAATCCCCATGGGTAGCTGTTACTGGTACTAACGGCAAAACTACTACCACCTCCCTGATTGCTGCTATTTTTCAAGAAGCTGGTTTCCATGCCCCCGCCTGCGGTAACATTGGTTATGCCGCTTGCGAACTCCTGCTAGCACCAGAAATCACGGGCAAACCCCAGGAAACACCCCCAATCGATTGGGTAATAGGGGAAATCAGTAGTTACCAAATCGAATCTTCTAAAGACCTTGCCCCTCGTATTGGTGTCTTGACAACCTTGACCCCTGACCACCTCAGCCGCCACAAAACCCTGGAAAACTATTATGACATCAAGGCGTCTTTACTGCGTCGGTCCCAGTTACAAGTTATAAATGGGGATGACCCTTACCTGGGGAATTTGGGAGTAGACTATTGGCCCGATGCCTATTGGATCAGTATCACAGGTGGTCAGGGGGACAGGAATTTTAAACCTTGGGCTTACATCCAAGATGACTGGGTGATAGCAGACTCAGAACCGATCTTGCCAGTGAAATCCTTACAGATGGTTGGAGATCACAATCGACAAAATTTATTAATGGCAGTGGCAACAGCACGATTGGCAGGAATTGAGAAAAATGCGATCGCATCCGCCATTGCCAAGTTTCCTGGTGTGCCCCATCGCCTAGAAAAGGTGATTACCTGGCAGGGGATAGACTTCATCAATGATAGTAAAGCCACCAACTATGATGCAGCTCAAGTCGGTTTAGCCTCAGTAGCTGCACCCACTATTCTAATTGCTGGTGGTGAAGCCAAAGCTGGTGATGATACCAGTTGGATTGAGACCATTAAACTCAAAGCAGCGGTTGTCTTACTCATTGGTGAAGCTGCACCTGCTTTTGCGGCACGCCTTAAGGAAGCTAGCTATTCCAGTTACGAAATTGTGGAAACTATGGCGAAAGCGGTACCAAGAGCAGCAGAACTCGCTCAACAGTATAATTCTAGTGTTGTCCTGCTTTCTCCTGCCTGTGCTAGCTTTGACCAATACCAAAGCTTTGAACATCGCGGGGATGATTTCCGCAGGTTGTGTCAGCAGCAGTTCAGTACTATAGCAAAGGGAACAGGGAACAGGGAACAGGGAACAGGAACCCACCCCTAA
- a CDS encoding patatin-like protein, protein MSSQNFRKPEFSRELRLGLVVYGGVSLAIYMNGVCREFYNAVRGRGIYKLVKALTDSDIIVDILSGTSAGGINGVLLSYALTNSSQDEVIDFENFSQIWRENGNIRKLMHQPSLSQGKNDGESILDGKGYYQDALAKAFEQGQSNKKKAPSDEWVSSFNELDLFVTGTDVVGRVDTVFDDTGRVIDLKDHRTIFHLKHRQGRKEPFNPNFNPNNSTVQDTYQALAKLCRITSCFPVAFPVVTVELDNPSNQVDAKLVEWGILKNRKLPETPPTGGYQLHFVDGGVLDNRPFSYTIKEMYYRADYYPVERKLFYIDPSPDNFAGSQKFNQMPKPDVWEVIQESLLGMPTYESISNDLGLIKDRNQKIQRYHSLLADAESPLFAKADNSQQTTLPVETGIYWRSRMISLRDRTLPLVLRMSQVSSTKSYQETLNNQVLLDKIAKLLTQHITEPEKRKNNDIILQDPSQQISNLDIEYALRKHFYIVKKVCQLMNQEQSLSEYKTLQSLALRLGRHIKLLEVLKMALTKLLNHPQVSQSFYDLISSFQTNHSSESTDNLRSEIYNRLIRLYRFLLDAEGLAEFVPQNYQQSYLEKVPAYLLQKLPEEAEQLAANSETQTVVKSTIDWLPQPLIASIFEQFKQKINQVDQETNQLQKIWLAEKFKDNDTENNSNQYSSVLCKIEEASEKFIELSGLNQSEELLTRFKRFRELDKVLYPFEYLSEIEEKDLIETIRISPDDAQLGFGKGQKLDSKLAGNTLNAFGGFFKKSWRSNDIMWGRLDGLNRIVEALLTPEAIAKFPKFLKRQAQEYNIPETGEEFEQFKEQYLDFLIQESFPNATADHQDKIKGHLRKLAIPNPDLSEADIKTILDDLVLEGHRDILRTDLQNVIEDEIYEQLEWSNQRVQPAAANDSLTTSQTTIPQYSLVEGSFSETISLLAAQELARKSIDSLPQGKEKFFLNHYQVGSETLSNDIPTTILTNLATRAALIVRDMLITVLGDRTPGFGSSLIYQVFNQSLQLFYWWQQITQSSGIKKGDGSRQKLISLVVQVALLLIAVLSVVIIIYRSWVWFAIAFLTGVLSWLLGNPWKAIKERLIIKD, encoded by the coding sequence ATGTCTAGCCAAAACTTTCGCAAGCCAGAATTTAGCAGAGAACTGCGCTTAGGACTAGTAGTTTATGGTGGAGTCTCTCTAGCCATTTATATGAACGGTGTTTGCCGCGAATTTTATAATGCTGTTCGCGGTCGAGGTATCTATAAACTAGTTAAAGCTCTCACCGATTCTGATATTATTGTTGATATTCTCTCAGGCACGTCAGCGGGAGGAATTAATGGGGTTCTGCTTAGCTACGCTTTGACCAATAGTAGTCAGGATGAAGTAATCGATTTTGAAAACTTTTCCCAAATTTGGCGGGAAAATGGCAACATCCGCAAGCTCATGCATCAACCTAGCCTTAGTCAAGGTAAAAATGATGGGGAATCTATTTTAGATGGCAAGGGCTACTATCAAGATGCACTAGCTAAAGCCTTTGAGCAAGGGCAGAGTAATAAGAAAAAAGCACCCTCCGACGAGTGGGTATCTTCCTTTAATGAATTAGATTTATTTGTGACAGGAACTGATGTTGTAGGACGGGTTGATACCGTTTTTGATGATACCGGACGGGTGATTGATCTTAAAGACCACCGCACTATCTTTCATCTCAAGCACCGTCAAGGTCGCAAAGAGCCCTTTAATCCCAATTTTAACCCAAACAATTCAACTGTCCAAGACACCTATCAAGCTCTGGCAAAACTGTGTCGTATTACATCGTGTTTTCCAGTTGCCTTCCCTGTGGTTACCGTTGAGTTAGATAATCCTAGCAATCAGGTCGATGCCAAGTTAGTAGAATGGGGAATCCTTAAGAATCGAAAGTTACCGGAAACCCCTCCAACGGGTGGGTATCAATTGCACTTTGTGGATGGAGGGGTGCTAGATAATCGGCCTTTCAGTTACACCATCAAAGAAATGTATTATCGTGCCGACTATTATCCAGTTGAGCGCAAGTTATTTTATATCGATCCCAGTCCAGATAATTTTGCTGGCAGCCAAAAGTTTAATCAGATGCCAAAGCCTGATGTCTGGGAGGTAATCCAGGAGTCGTTGTTAGGAATGCCGACCTATGAAAGTATTAGTAATGATTTGGGGTTAATCAAAGACCGTAACCAGAAAATCCAGCGCTACCATTCTCTGCTAGCCGATGCGGAATCTCCCTTATTTGCTAAGGCTGACAACTCCCAACAGACAACGCTCCCAGTTGAGACGGGAATTTATTGGCGTAGTCGTATGATTAGCTTACGCGATCGCACATTACCTCTAGTCTTGAGAATGTCTCAAGTCAGTAGCACCAAATCTTACCAAGAAACCTTAAACAACCAAGTCCTTTTAGATAAAATAGCTAAGCTACTGACCCAACACATTACTGAACCGGAAAAACGGAAAAATAACGACATTATTCTCCAAGACCCTAGTCAACAGATTAGCAATCTCGATATCGAATATGCCTTAAGAAAGCACTTCTATATCGTTAAAAAAGTTTGTCAGTTGATGAATCAGGAGCAATCATTATCAGAGTATAAAACGCTCCAATCCCTAGCCTTAAGGCTAGGTCGTCATATTAAACTCCTAGAAGTCCTTAAGATGGCATTAACTAAGCTGTTGAATCATCCCCAGGTTAGTCAATCCTTCTATGACCTGATATCATCCTTTCAAACTAATCACAGTTCGGAGTCTACGGATAATCTGCGTAGTGAGATTTACAACCGTCTAATTCGGTTATACCGTTTCTTGCTCGATGCTGAGGGGCTAGCAGAATTTGTACCACAAAACTATCAGCAATCCTATTTAGAGAAAGTCCCAGCCTATTTATTGCAAAAATTACCAGAAGAAGCAGAACAATTAGCCGCTAACTCTGAAACCCAGACAGTTGTAAAAAGCACCATTGACTGGTTGCCCCAGCCGCTAATTGCCAGCATTTTTGAACAATTTAAGCAAAAAATTAATCAAGTAGACCAAGAAACCAATCAACTTCAAAAAATCTGGCTTGCTGAAAAATTCAAAGATAACGATACGGAAAATAATAGTAACCAATACTCTTCGGTTTTGTGTAAGATAGAGGAAGCCTCAGAGAAATTTATTGAACTAAGTGGGCTAAATCAGTCTGAAGAACTCTTGACTCGTTTTAAACGATTTCGAGAACTGGATAAAGTTCTGTATCCCTTTGAGTATCTATCTGAAATTGAGGAAAAAGACCTGATTGAGACGATTCGGATTAGTCCAGATGATGCTCAGCTGGGTTTTGGTAAAGGGCAAAAGTTAGATAGTAAACTGGCGGGAAATACCTTAAATGCTTTTGGCGGTTTCTTTAAGAAGTCTTGGCGTTCTAATGATATTATGTGGGGGCGCTTAGACGGATTAAACCGGATCGTGGAAGCTTTACTTACTCCTGAGGCGATTGCTAAGTTTCCTAAGTTTTTGAAACGACAAGCTCAAGAATATAACATTCCTGAAACGGGAGAAGAATTTGAACAGTTTAAAGAACAGTACTTAGATTTTTTAATTCAAGAGTCTTTCCCTAACGCTACCGCTGATCACCAGGATAAAATTAAAGGTCATCTACGTAAGCTGGCGATTCCTAATCCAGATCTTTCTGAAGCTGATATTAAAACAATACTGGATGATTTAGTGCTAGAAGGACATCGTGATATTCTCAGAACTGACCTACAGAATGTGATTGAAGATGAAATTTATGAACAACTAGAGTGGAGTAACCAGCGAGTTCAACCTGCTGCTGCTAACGATAGTCTAACCACAAGTCAAACCACAATACCCCAGTATAGTCTAGTTGAGGGTAGTTTTAGTGAAACCATTAGTCTACTAGCAGCTCAGGAATTAGCTAGGAAAAGCATTGACTCGTTACCCCAGGGTAAAGAAAAGTTCTTTCTCAACCATTACCAGGTGGGTTCAGAGACATTGTCAAATGATATTCCCACTACTATCCTAACCAATCTGGCTACCCGAGCTGCCCTGATTGTGCGAGATATGCTGATCACTGTATTAGGCGATCGCACCCCAGGCTTCGGTAGTAGTTTGATCTATCAAGTCTTCAATCAATCCTTACAACTATTTTATTGGTGGCAACAGATTACCCAATCATCAGGGATTAAAAAGGGTGATGGTAGTCGCCAGAAGTTGATTTCCCTGGTAGTGCAAGTAGCCTTGTTGCTGATTGCTGTCCTGTCTGTGGTTATTATCATATATCGCTCATGGGTATGGTTTGCGATCGCATTTCTGACTGGGGTGTTGTCTTGGCTTTTAGGAAATCCTTGGAAAGCTATAAAAGAACGATTAATTATCAAGGATTAA
- a CDS encoding calcium-binding protein gives MRFFIGTDESELIDLESSTEGFTFVLAQGGNDTIIGGSGDETLRGEAGNDTISGGDGNDDIRGGDNDDTINGGNGNDNIGGGNGNNRLLGAPGNDTIVGGIGNDFINGGQDQDSLIGFDGEDTIRGGAGDDTIDGGRDNDSLFGGSTGNDFLEGGAGDDTLDGGTGNDSLFGDLQFSSSEPNVPFNDYLVGGTGNDFLAGGNSIDFPQGQDTLIGGAIGVNSGSGEIDTLQGSISSQDTFVLGLAADPANGLSQDEILYDNGGAQDYALITEFGRQGDGAGPDTIQLVGELDDYVLGASPFSSNQLAISVDSNGNGTFESSDELIGIVQNVSPLEFTVLQTPEVFFTFV, from the coding sequence ATGCGATTTTTTATAGGTACAGACGAAAGCGAATTAATTGATCTTGAATCATCAACCGAAGGTTTTACATTTGTCTTGGCTCAAGGTGGTAATGACACTATTATTGGCGGGAGCGGTGATGAAACCCTCCGTGGTGAGGCAGGTAATGACACTATCTCTGGCGGTGATGGTAATGATGACATTCGTGGTGGAGATAATGACGACACAATCAATGGTGGTAATGGTAATGACAACATAGGTGGTGGTAACGGTAATAATCGCCTCCTAGGTGCTCCAGGTAATGACACCATCGTTGGCGGTATTGGCAATGACTTTATCAATGGTGGACAAGATCAGGACAGTCTAATTGGTTTTGATGGTGAGGATACCATTCGTGGCGGTGCCGGTGATGATACTATAGACGGTGGCAGGGATAATGATTCTCTGTTTGGGGGTAGCACTGGTAATGATTTCCTTGAAGGTGGTGCAGGGGATGATACCCTTGACGGTGGAACGGGTAATGATAGTCTCTTTGGCGACCTTCAATTTTCTTCCTCTGAGCCTAATGTACCGTTTAATGATTACCTGGTAGGAGGCACTGGTAATGACTTCCTGGCTGGTGGTAACAGCATCGATTTTCCTCAGGGTCAGGATACATTAATCGGTGGTGCTATCGGTGTTAACTCTGGATCGGGAGAAATTGATACTTTACAAGGTAGTATATCAAGTCAAGATACCTTTGTACTTGGGTTAGCAGCAGATCCAGCTAATGGTCTTTCTCAGGATGAGATACTTTACGACAACGGAGGCGCACAAGACTATGCTTTGATCACTGAATTTGGAAGACAAGGAGATGGTGCAGGGCCAGATACGATTCAATTGGTCGGAGAGCTTGATGATTATGTCTTAGGGGCATCTCCTTTCAGTTCCAACCAACTAGCTATTTCTGTGGATTCTAACGGTAATGGTACCTTTGAATCTTCCGATGAATTAATTGGGATTGTTCAGAATGTTAGTCCCCTTGAGTTTACTGTGCTACAAACTCCGGAGGTTTTCTTCACTTTCGTTTAG
- a CDS encoding calcium-binding protein: MSQITGTADDNTLIGTAEADQIDGLDGNDFIRGEGGNDLVEGRRGRDDIFGNGGNDTLNGGGGRDDIYGGDDNDQLNGGRANDELFGNRGNDQLNGNDGNDTLAGAGYVIGNTSLAFGGGEIDTLTGGSGADRFNLGIPERLLDDIRLPQGVFYTASGNNDYALITDLSVAEDTIGLLGSASDYVLVEQSFAGAGDSSTDTLIHQNNSGQAGELIGVVADVTGLALSSSTQFTFFS, from the coding sequence ATGTCACAAATCACAGGTACAGCAGACGACAATACCCTCATTGGAACTGCTGAGGCTGATCAGATTGATGGCTTGGACGGCAATGATTTCATCCGTGGAGAAGGCGGCAATGATCTAGTCGAAGGCCGAAGAGGTCGGGACGATATCTTTGGCAACGGAGGCAATGACACCCTCAATGGTGGTGGCGGTCGAGATGATATCTATGGCGGCGATGACAATGACCAGCTCAATGGCGGTCGCGCCAATGACGAACTCTTTGGCAATCGGGGCAACGACCAGCTCAATGGCAATGATGGTAATGATACTCTGGCAGGGGCTGGCTATGTCATAGGTAACACTAGCTTGGCTTTTGGCGGCGGCGAAATTGATACTCTAACTGGTGGGTCAGGAGCAGACCGGTTTAACTTGGGGATTCCCGAACGACTTCTCGATGACATCCGTCTGCCTCAAGGAGTATTCTATACAGCTTCTGGCAACAATGACTACGCTTTGATTACTGACTTGAGTGTTGCAGAAGATACTATCGGTCTGTTGGGCAGTGCCAGTGACTATGTTTTGGTCGAGCAAAGCTTTGCTGGTGCAGGTGACTCATCAACGGATACTTTAATCCATCAGAATAATTCTGGTCAAGCTGGTGAACTGATCGGTGTTGTGGCGGATGTCACCGGTCTTGCTCTGAGTAGTTCGACCCAATTCACCTTTTTCTCCTAG
- a CDS encoding CopG family transcriptional regulator, with protein sequence MKNKKLTIRVTDFERRPLEQEANRRGMTQSELIRSLIARFPERAPRRLCRIQEILSAIHPTLMLRMFVVGLLAEEAKASHKVHGQFVFST encoded by the coding sequence ATGAAAAATAAAAAATTAACAATCAGAGTTACAGATTTTGAAAGAAGGCCGTTAGAGCAAGAAGCAAATCGACGTGGAATGACCCAATCCGAATTAATCAGAAGTTTGATAGCTCGTTTCCCCGAACGCGCCCCGCGTCGGCTTTGCCGAATCCAAGAGATCCTATCCGCGATTCATCCCACACTCATGCTGCGCATGTTCGTTGTGGGGCTTCTCGCGGAAGAAGCTAAAGCATCGCACAAGGTTCACGGGCAATTCGTCTTTAGCACCTAA